In the Streptomyces sp. NBC_00525 genome, one interval contains:
- the ffh gene encoding signal recognition particle protein — MFDTLSDRLAATFKNLRGKGRLSEADIDATAREIRIALLEADVALPVVRSFIAKVKERARGAEVSQALNPAQQVIKIVNEELIAILGGETRRLRFAKNPPTVIMLAGLQGAGKTTLAGKLGRWLKGQGHSPLLVACDLQRPNAVNQLSVVAERAGVAVYAPQPGNGVGDPVQVAKDSIEYAKSKVHDIVIVDTAGRLGIDQELMRQAADIRDAVSPDEILFVVDAMIGQDAVNTAEAFRDGVGFDGVVLSKLDGDARGGAALSIAHVTGKQIMFASNGEKLDDFDAFHPDRMASRILDMGDLLTLIEQAEKTFSQEEAEKMASKLASKKGQDFTLDDFLAQMEQVRKMGSISKLLGMLPGMGQIKDQINNIDERDVDRTAAIIKSMTPKERAEPTIINGSRRARIAKGSGVEVSAVKNLVERFFEARKMMSRMAQGGGMPGMPGMPGMGGGPGRQKKQVKQAKGKRKSGNPMKRKAEEQAAAARREAAQNGAPGLPAGQSGQNFELPDEFKKFMG; from the coding sequence GTGTTCGATACTCTCTCCGACCGCCTTGCCGCGACTTTCAAGAACCTCCGGGGCAAGGGCCGCTTGTCCGAGGCGGACATCGACGCCACGGCTCGCGAGATCCGTATCGCCCTGCTCGAAGCCGACGTGGCACTGCCCGTCGTCCGGTCCTTCATCGCCAAGGTCAAGGAGCGGGCGCGCGGCGCCGAGGTCTCGCAGGCGCTGAATCCGGCGCAGCAGGTCATCAAGATCGTCAACGAGGAGCTCATCGCCATCCTCGGCGGCGAGACCCGGCGGCTGCGGTTCGCCAAGAACCCGCCCACCGTGATCATGCTCGCCGGTCTCCAGGGTGCCGGTAAGACGACCCTCGCCGGAAAGCTCGGCCGCTGGCTCAAGGGCCAGGGCCACTCCCCGCTGCTCGTCGCCTGCGACCTCCAGCGCCCCAACGCCGTCAACCAGCTGAGCGTCGTCGCCGAGCGCGCCGGGGTCGCGGTGTACGCCCCCCAGCCGGGCAACGGCGTCGGCGACCCGGTCCAGGTCGCCAAGGACTCCATCGAGTACGCGAAGTCCAAGGTCCACGACATCGTCATCGTGGACACCGCCGGCCGCCTCGGCATCGACCAGGAGCTGATGCGGCAGGCCGCGGACATCCGCGACGCCGTCAGCCCGGACGAGATCCTGTTCGTGGTCGACGCCATGATCGGTCAGGACGCCGTCAACACCGCCGAGGCGTTCCGCGACGGCGTCGGCTTCGACGGCGTCGTGCTCTCCAAGCTCGACGGCGACGCCCGCGGTGGCGCGGCCCTGTCGATCGCCCATGTCACGGGCAAGCAGATCATGTTCGCGTCGAACGGCGAGAAGCTGGACGACTTCGACGCGTTCCACCCTGACCGGATGGCCTCCCGCATCCTCGACATGGGTGACCTGCTCACCCTGATCGAGCAGGCGGAGAAGACGTTCAGCCAGGAAGAGGCCGAGAAGATGGCCTCCAAGCTGGCGTCCAAGAAGGGCCAGGACTTCACCCTGGACGACTTCCTGGCCCAGATGGAGCAGGTCCGCAAGATGGGCTCCATCTCCAAGCTGCTCGGCATGCTCCCCGGCATGGGGCAGATCAAGGACCAGATCAACAACATCGACGAGCGCGACGTCGACCGCACCGCCGCGATCATCAAGTCGATGACCCCGAAGGAGCGCGCCGAGCCGACGATCATCAACGGCTCCCGGCGCGCCCGTATCGCCAAGGGCTCCGGCGTCGAGGTCAGCGCCGTGAAGAACCTGGTCGAGCGGTTCTTCGAGGCCCGCAAGATGATGTCCCGCATGGCGCAGGGCGGCGGCATGCCGGGGATGCCCGGCATGCCCGGCATGGGGGGCGGCCCCGGCCGGCAGAAGAAGCAGGTCAAGCAGGCCAAGGGCAAGCGCAAGAGCGGCAACCCGATGAAGCGCAAGGCCGAGGAGCAGGCAGCCGCCGCCCGCCGCGAGGCCGCGCAGAACGGCGCCCCCGGCCTGCCGGCCGGTCAGAGCGGGCAGAACTTCGAGCTGCCCGACGAGTTCAAGAAGTTCATGGGCTGA
- a CDS encoding ammonium transporter — protein MPPGITTLAADAPTLSAANTGFMLICSALVMLMTPALAFFYGGMVRVKSTLNMLMMSFIGLGIVSVLWVLYGFSLAFGTDTGSVIGWSPDFVGLSGIGVTELWDGYTIPVYVFAVFQLMFAVLTPALISGALADRVKFTSWALFITLWVTVVYFPVAHWVWGAGGWLYEMGVIDFAGGTAVHINAGAAGLGVILVIGKRVGFRKDPMRPHSLPLVMLGAGLLWFGWFGFNAGSWLGNDDGVGAVMFVNTQVATGAAMLAWLGYEKLRHGSFTTLGAASGAVAGLVAITPAGGAVSPLGAIAVGAIAGVLCAMAVGLKYRFGYDDSLDVVGVHLVGGVIGSLLVGLFATGGVQSDAKGLLYGGGFDQLGKQAVGVLAVLAYSLVVSALLALAVDRTIGMRVAEDDEVSGIDQVEHAETAYDFSGAGGGAAPRTGGRTPAAPAAQANKKVDA, from the coding sequence ATGCCCCCAGGCATCACGACACTTGCCGCAGACGCCCCGACGCTGTCCGCCGCCAACACGGGCTTCATGCTCATCTGCTCAGCCCTGGTGATGCTCATGACCCCGGCCCTCGCCTTCTTCTACGGAGGCATGGTCCGCGTCAAGAGCACCCTCAACATGCTGATGATGAGCTTCATCGGCCTCGGGATCGTCTCGGTCCTGTGGGTGCTCTACGGGTTCAGCCTCGCCTTCGGCACCGACACCGGCTCCGTCATCGGCTGGAGCCCGGACTTCGTCGGCCTCAGCGGGATCGGCGTCACCGAACTCTGGGACGGCTACACCATCCCGGTCTACGTCTTCGCCGTGTTCCAGCTGATGTTCGCCGTCCTCACCCCCGCCCTGATCAGCGGCGCCCTCGCCGACCGGGTCAAGTTCACCTCCTGGGCCCTGTTCATCACGCTGTGGGTCACCGTCGTCTACTTCCCGGTCGCCCACTGGGTCTGGGGCGCCGGCGGCTGGCTGTACGAGATGGGCGTCATCGACTTCGCCGGCGGCACCGCCGTCCACATCAACGCCGGAGCCGCCGGACTCGGCGTGATCCTGGTCATCGGCAAGCGCGTCGGCTTCAGGAAGGACCCGATGCGCCCGCACAGCCTGCCGCTGGTCATGCTCGGCGCCGGACTGCTCTGGTTCGGCTGGTTCGGCTTCAACGCCGGCTCCTGGCTCGGCAACGACGACGGCGTCGGCGCGGTGATGTTCGTCAACACCCAGGTCGCCACCGGCGCCGCGATGCTCGCCTGGCTCGGCTACGAGAAGCTCCGCCACGGCTCCTTCACCACCCTGGGCGCCGCCTCCGGAGCCGTCGCGGGACTCGTCGCCATCACCCCGGCGGGCGGCGCCGTCAGCCCGCTCGGTGCCATCGCGGTCGGCGCCATCGCCGGAGTGCTCTGCGCCATGGCAGTCGGCCTCAAGTACCGGTTCGGCTACGACGACTCCCTCGACGTCGTCGGCGTCCACCTCGTCGGCGGCGTCATCGGCTCCCTGCTCGTCGGCCTCTTCGCCACCGGCGGCGTCCAGTCCGACGCCAAGGGCCTCCTCTACGGCGGCGGGTTCGACCAGCTCGGCAAGCAGGCCGTCGGCGTCCTCGCGGTCCTCGCGTACTCCCTCGTCGTCTCCGCCCTCCTCGCCCTCGCCGTCGACAGGACCATCGGGATGCGGGTCGCCGAGGACGACGAGGTCTCCGGCATCGACCAGGTCGAACACGCCGAGACCGCGTACGACTTCAGCGGCGCGGGCGGCGGAGCCGCCCCCCGGACCGGCGGCCGCACCCCGGCCGCACCCGCCGCCCAGGCCAACAAGAAGGTGGACGCATGA
- a CDS encoding SAM-dependent methyltransferase yields the protein MTPTLVRHHRPTESSAAADGASRARDWTEIQERMLAPLYEAVYTRLEVGPTTRMLALGSGTGLALRMAAARGARVARAPDAGPHDLITAFTPIGCETGDGEELIRALGAALPSVERGSAVVLTGWGPPERCTTEAVLRVAGRLGDDGRGPRRDDLEDVARRSGLRPDGSGRVACPFGYADMDGAVRGLLSTRLFRAAVRTADRRQVERELADALLPYRRADGSVRMSNVFRYLICTT from the coding sequence ATGACACCCACGCTCGTTCGGCACCACCGGCCCACGGAGTCGTCCGCCGCCGCGGACGGCGCCTCCCGCGCCCGTGACTGGACGGAGATCCAGGAACGGATGCTGGCACCGCTGTACGAGGCGGTCTACACGCGGCTGGAGGTGGGGCCGACCACCCGGATGCTCGCGCTCGGCAGCGGCACCGGTCTCGCCCTGCGGATGGCCGCCGCACGCGGCGCACGGGTCGCCAGGGCGCCGGACGCCGGGCCCCACGACCTGATCACCGCCTTCACCCCGATCGGCTGCGAGACAGGCGACGGCGAGGAGCTGATACGGGCGCTGGGGGCCGCGCTGCCCTCGGTGGAGCGGGGCTCGGCGGTCGTCCTGACCGGCTGGGGCCCGCCGGAGCGCTGCACCACGGAGGCGGTGCTGCGGGTGGCGGGCCGGCTCGGCGACGACGGGCGCGGGCCGCGCCGGGACGACCTGGAGGACGTGGCCCGCCGGTCCGGGCTGCGGCCGGACGGCTCGGGACGGGTCGCCTGCCCGTTCGGCTACGCGGACATGGACGGCGCGGTACGCGGCCTGCTGTCGACCCGACTGTTCCGGGCGGCGGTCCGGACGGCGGACCGGCGGCAGGTCGAGCGGGAGCTCGCCGACGCGCTCCTGCCGTACCGGCGGGCGGACGGCTCGGTACGGATGTCCAACGTCTTCCGCTATCTGATCTGCACCACGTGA
- the nsdA gene encoding transcriptional repressor NsdA, translated as MSGSGAGETNAGKRPNEQLGSWFVRSGWSKGELARQVNRRARQMGAHHVSTDTSRVRRWLDGEQPREPIPRILSELFSERFGSVVAVEDLGLRTPHQAPSVAGVDLPWAGPQTVALLSEFSRSDLMLARRGFLGSSLALAAGPALIEPMQRWLVPVVAAPAAEPEPAASRRPSRLSGPELDLLESTTAMFRQWDAQCGGGLRRKAVVGQLHEVTDLLQEPQPAATSKRLFRCAAELAELAGWMSYDVGLQPTAQKYFVLALHAAKEAGDKPLGSYVLSSMSRQMIHLGRPDDALELIHLAQYGSRDCATARTQAMLYAMEARAYANMGQPSKCKRAVRMAEDTFLDAGVDGEPEPDWIRFFSEAELNGENSHSYRDLAYVAGRSPTYASLAEPVMRRAVQLFGEDDEHQRSYALNLIGLATVHLLKGEPEECTVPAEQALRVAKKVRSERVNTRLRKTVDTAARDYGDVPEVARLTELLIEQLPETVEAV; from the coding sequence GTGAGTGGCAGCGGCGCAGGCGAGACGAATGCCGGCAAGCGCCCGAACGAGCAATTGGGCTCGTGGTTCGTGCGCAGCGGCTGGTCGAAGGGCGAGCTGGCGCGACAGGTGAACCGGCGGGCGCGCCAGATGGGCGCCCACCACGTCAGCACCGACACCTCCCGCGTACGGCGCTGGCTCGACGGCGAGCAGCCGCGCGAGCCCATCCCGCGCATCCTGTCCGAGCTGTTCTCCGAGCGCTTCGGCAGCGTCGTCGCCGTCGAGGACCTCGGCCTGCGCACCCCGCACCAGGCACCCTCCGTAGCCGGGGTGGACCTGCCCTGGGCGGGTCCGCAGACCGTCGCCCTGCTCAGCGAGTTCTCCCGCAGCGATCTGATGCTCGCCCGGCGCGGCTTCCTCGGCAGCTCCCTCGCCCTCGCCGCCGGACCCGCCCTCATCGAGCCCATGCAGCGCTGGCTGGTGCCCGTCGTGGCCGCCCCCGCCGCCGAACCGGAACCCGCCGCGTCCCGCCGCCCCTCCAGGCTCTCCGGCCCCGAACTGGACCTGCTGGAATCCACCACCGCGATGTTCCGCCAGTGGGACGCGCAGTGCGGCGGCGGACTGCGCCGCAAGGCCGTCGTCGGCCAGCTCCACGAGGTCACCGACCTGCTCCAGGAGCCGCAGCCGGCCGCCACCTCCAAGCGCCTGTTCCGCTGCGCCGCCGAACTGGCCGAGCTGGCGGGCTGGATGAGCTACGACGTGGGCCTCCAGCCCACCGCCCAGAAGTACTTCGTGCTCGCGCTGCACGCCGCCAAGGAGGCCGGCGACAAGCCGCTCGGCTCGTACGTGCTGTCCAGCATGAGCCGCCAGATGATCCACCTCGGCCGCCCGGACGACGCCCTGGAGCTGATCCACCTCGCCCAGTACGGCAGCCGCGACTGCGCGACCGCGCGCACCCAGGCCATGCTGTACGCGATGGAAGCCCGCGCCTACGCCAACATGGGCCAGCCCAGCAAGTGCAAGCGGGCGGTCCGGATGGCCGAGGACACCTTCCTGGACGCCGGGGTCGACGGCGAGCCCGAGCCCGACTGGATCCGCTTCTTCTCCGAGGCGGAGCTGAACGGCGAGAACAGCCACTCGTACCGGGACCTCGCCTACGTGGCGGGCCGCAGCCCCACGTACGCCTCGCTCGCCGAGCCCGTCATGCGGCGGGCCGTCCAGCTCTTCGGCGAGGACGACGAGCACCAGCGCTCCTACGCCCTCAACCTCATCGGCCTCGCCACCGTGCATCTGCTCAAGGGCGAGCCCGAGGAGTGCACGGTGCCGGCCGAGCAGGCGCTGCGCGTCGCCAAGAAGGTCCGCTCCGAGCGCGTCAACACCCGGCTGCGCAAGACCGTGGACACCGCCGCCCGCGACTACGGGGACGTCCCCGAGGTCGCCCGGCTCACCGAACTCCTCATCGAGCAACTGCCCGAAACCGTGGAAGCCGTCTGA
- a CDS encoding P-II family nitrogen regulator, giving the protein MKLITAVVKPHRLDEIKEALQAFGVQGLTVTEASGYGRQRGHTEVYRGAEYTVDLVPKIRVEVLVEDEDAEQLIDVVVEAARTGKIGDGKVWSVPVETAVRVRTGERGPDAL; this is encoded by the coding sequence ATGAAGCTCATCACCGCAGTCGTGAAGCCCCACCGCCTCGACGAGATCAAAGAGGCCCTCCAGGCCTTCGGCGTCCAGGGCCTCACCGTCACCGAGGCCAGCGGCTACGGCCGCCAGCGCGGCCACACCGAGGTCTACCGGGGCGCCGAGTACACCGTCGACCTCGTCCCCAAGATCCGCGTCGAGGTCCTGGTCGAGGACGAGGACGCCGAACAGCTCATCGACGTCGTCGTCGAGGCCGCCCGCACCGGCAAGATCGGCGACGGCAAGGTCTGGAGCGTCCCCGTCGAGACCGCCGTCAGGGTCCGTACGGGCGAACGCGGCCCGGACGCCCTCTGA
- a CDS encoding [protein-PII] uridylyltransferase has translation MTHTDTTTASASPDPAPGGYAAARLRLLHEKERAGAPRRTALAALTDDWLTTLFTAASTETGVRGAALVAVGGYGRAELSPRSDLDLLLLHDTTAAPAAVAALADRLWYPVWDLGLALDHSVRTPAEARKAAAADLKVQLGLLDARPVAGDRDLVAALRTATLADWRDRAPARLPALRELCRDRAARAGELRFLLEPDLKEARGGLRDTTALRAVAASWLADAPREGLAEARRTLLDTRDALHLTTGRATDRLALQEQDQVARALGLPDADALLRRVYEAARTVSYAADVTWREVDRVLRARSARPRPRALPGAGRSRTPERTPLADGVVEAEGEAVLARTARPEHDPVLLLRAAAAAAQSGLPLSRHVVRRLATAARPLPVPWPAEAREELVTLLGAGPATVPVWEALEAEGLITRLLPGWERVHCRPQRNPVHTWTVDRHLVETAVRASALTRRVGRPDLLLVAALLHDIGKGRPGDHSVAGEAVARDLAARIGFDPHDVAVVATLVRHHLLLVETATRRDLDDPATVRAVADAVATPATLELLHALTEADALATGPAAWSAWRASLVAGLVGRVALLLAGGAPEEPGPAAPDAEQERLAAEARRTGGPVLALRTRPETPHEEGAPEPVGAELLIALRDRPGVLPAAAGVLALHRLTVRAAELRAAEPPAGPGGDADVLLLSWRVAAEYGSLPDPARLRADLVRALDGTLDLTARLAEREAARPRRRGTTAPPPRVTVAPADSRLATVIEVRAQDAPGLLHRIGHALERSAVRVRSAHVSTLGANAVDTVYVTDAAGQPLAPREAAELAREVERALG, from the coding sequence GTGACGCACACCGACACCACCACCGCATCCGCATCCCCGGACCCGGCACCCGGCGGCTACGCGGCGGCCCGGCTGCGCCTCCTCCACGAGAAGGAGCGGGCCGGGGCGCCGCGCCGCACCGCCCTCGCCGCCCTCACCGACGACTGGCTCACCACCCTTTTCACGGCGGCGAGCACCGAGACCGGCGTCCGGGGCGCCGCCCTCGTCGCCGTCGGCGGCTACGGCCGGGCCGAACTCTCCCCGCGCAGCGACCTCGACCTCCTCCTCCTGCACGACACCACCGCCGCCCCCGCGGCCGTCGCCGCCCTCGCCGACCGCCTCTGGTACCCCGTCTGGGACCTCGGCCTCGCCCTCGACCACTCCGTCCGCACCCCCGCCGAGGCCCGCAAGGCCGCCGCAGCCGACCTCAAGGTCCAGCTCGGACTCCTCGACGCCCGGCCGGTCGCCGGCGACCGCGACCTCGTCGCCGCCCTGCGCACCGCGACCCTCGCCGACTGGCGCGACCGGGCCCCCGCCCGGCTGCCCGCCCTGCGCGAACTCTGCCGCGACCGCGCCGCCCGCGCCGGAGAACTGCGCTTCCTCCTCGAACCCGACCTCAAGGAGGCCCGCGGCGGCCTCCGCGACACCACCGCCCTGCGCGCCGTCGCCGCCTCCTGGCTCGCCGACGCCCCCCGCGAAGGACTCGCCGAAGCCCGCCGCACCCTGCTCGACACCCGCGACGCCCTCCACCTCACCACCGGCCGCGCCACCGACCGGCTCGCCCTCCAGGAACAGGACCAGGTCGCCCGGGCCCTCGGCCTCCCCGACGCCGACGCCCTGCTCCGCCGGGTCTACGAGGCCGCCCGCACCGTCTCCTACGCCGCCGACGTCACCTGGCGCGAGGTCGACCGGGTACTGCGCGCCCGCTCCGCCCGGCCCCGGCCGCGCGCCCTGCCCGGCGCCGGACGGAGCCGCACCCCCGAACGGACCCCGCTCGCCGACGGCGTGGTCGAGGCGGAGGGCGAGGCCGTCCTCGCCCGCACCGCCCGCCCCGAACACGACCCGGTGCTCCTGCTGCGCGCCGCCGCCGCTGCCGCCCAGTCCGGACTTCCGCTCTCCCGCCACGTCGTACGGCGCCTCGCCACCGCCGCCCGGCCGCTCCCGGTGCCCTGGCCGGCCGAAGCCCGCGAGGAACTCGTCACCCTGCTCGGCGCCGGACCGGCCACCGTCCCCGTCTGGGAGGCCCTGGAGGCCGAAGGGCTCATCACCCGCCTGCTGCCCGGCTGGGAACGCGTCCACTGCCGCCCCCAGCGCAACCCCGTCCACACCTGGACCGTCGACCGCCACCTCGTGGAGACCGCCGTCCGCGCCTCCGCGCTCACCCGCCGCGTCGGCCGCCCCGACCTCCTGCTCGTCGCCGCCCTGCTCCACGACATCGGCAAGGGACGGCCCGGCGACCACTCCGTCGCCGGCGAGGCCGTCGCCCGCGACCTGGCCGCCCGGATCGGCTTCGACCCGCACGACGTGGCCGTCGTCGCCACCCTCGTCCGCCACCACCTGCTGCTCGTCGAGACCGCCACCCGGCGCGACCTGGACGACCCGGCCACCGTGCGCGCCGTCGCCGACGCGGTCGCCACCCCGGCCACCCTGGAGCTGCTGCACGCCCTGACCGAGGCCGACGCGCTGGCCACCGGGCCCGCCGCCTGGTCCGCCTGGCGGGCATCCCTCGTCGCCGGACTCGTCGGGCGGGTCGCGCTGCTCCTGGCCGGCGGGGCCCCCGAGGAACCGGGGCCCGCCGCCCCCGACGCCGAACAGGAACGCCTCGCCGCCGAGGCCCGGCGCACCGGAGGCCCCGTACTCGCCCTGCGCACCCGGCCGGAGACCCCGCACGAGGAGGGCGCACCCGAGCCGGTCGGCGCCGAACTCCTCATCGCGCTCCGCGACCGGCCCGGCGTGCTGCCTGCCGCCGCCGGGGTCCTCGCCCTGCACCGCCTCACCGTCCGCGCCGCCGAACTGCGCGCCGCGGAGCCGCCGGCCGGGCCGGGTGGGGACGCGGACGTGCTGCTGCTCAGCTGGCGGGTGGCCGCCGAGTACGGCTCGCTGCCCGACCCGGCCCGGCTCCGCGCCGACCTCGTACGCGCCCTGGACGGCACCCTGGACCTCACCGCCCGCCTCGCCGAGCGCGAGGCGGCCCGCCCCCGGCGGCGCGGCACGACGGCCCCGCCGCCCCGGGTGACGGTCGCCCCGGCCGACTCCCGCCTCGCCACGGTGATCGAGGTGCGCGCCCAGGACGCCCCCGGCCTGCTCCACCGCATCGGCCACGCCCTGGAACGCAGCGCGGTCCGGGTGCGCAGCGCCCATGTGTCGACGCTGGGCGCGAACGCGGTCGACACGGTCTACGTCACGGACGCGGCCGGTCAGCCACTGGCCCCGCGCGAGGCGGCGGAGCTGGCCCGCGAGGTCGAGCGGGCGCTCGGCTGA